The Corvus hawaiiensis isolate bCorHaw1 chromosome 10, bCorHaw1.pri.cur, whole genome shotgun sequence genome includes a window with the following:
- the FOXL2 gene encoding forkhead box protein L2, with protein MMSNYPDGEEDTVALLAHDTSGSKEPDRGKEELSADKGPEKPDPSQKPPYSYVALIAMAIRESAEKRLTLSGIYQYIISKFPFYEKNKKGWQNSIRHNLSLNECFIKVPREGGGERKGNYWTLDPACEDMFEKGNYRRRRRMKRPFRPPPTHFQPGKTLFSPDSYGYLSPPKYLQSTFMNNSWPLAQPPAPMPYTSCQMSGGNVSPVNVKGLSGPASYSPYSRVQSMALPSMVNSYNGMGHHHHHPHAHHPQQLSPASPAPPAAPAANGAGLQFACARQPAELSMMHCSYWEHDSKHSTLHSRIDI; from the coding sequence ATGATGAGCAACTATCCGGACGGCGAGGAGGACACGGTGGCGCTGCTGGCTCATGACACCAGCGGCAGCAAGGAGCCGGATCGGGGCAAGGAGGAGCTGAGCGCAGACAAGGGCCCCGAGAAGCCGGACCCCTCGCAGAAGCCCCCCTATTCCTACGTGGCCCTGATTGCCATGGCCATTCGGGAGAGTGCGGAGAAGAGGCTGACGCTGTCCGGGATCTACCAGTACATCATCAGCAAGTTCCCTTTCTACGAGAAGAACAAGAAAGGCTGGCAGAACAGCATCCGCCACAACCTCAGCCTCAACGAGTGCTTCATCAAGGTGCCCCGGGAGGGCGGCGGCGAGCGCAAGGGCAACTACTGGACCCTGGACCCCGCCTGCGAGGACATGTTCGAGAAGGGCAACTACCGCAGGAGACGAAGGATGAAACGGCCTTTCCGGCCGCCTCCGACCCACTTCCAGCCTGGCAAGACCCTCTTCAGCCCCGACAGCTACGGCTACCTGTCCCCGCCCAAGTACTTGCAGTCCACCTTCATGAACAATTCGTGGCCGCTGGCGCAGCCCCCCGCGCCCATGCCCTACACGTCCTGCCAGATGTCTGGTGGGAACGTCAGCCCCGTCAATGTGAAAGGACTCTCGGGCCCGGCATCCTACAGCCCCTACTCGCGGGTGCAGAGCATGGCGCTGCCCAGCATGGTGAACTCCTACAACGGCATgggccaccaccaccaccacccgcACGCCCACcatccccagcagctcagcccggccagccccgcgccgcccgcggccccggcggcaAACGGAGCCGGCCTCCAGTTTGCCTGCGCCCGTCAGCCCGCCGAGCTGTCCATGATGCACTGTTCTTACTGGGAGCACGACAGCAAACACAGCACCCTGCACTCCCGCATAGACATCTAG